In one window of Frigoriglobus tundricola DNA:
- the uvrA gene encoding excinuclease ABC subunit UvrA, producing the protein MDTKSIVVRGAREHNLRNVNLELPRNKLIVFTGVSGSGKSSLAFDTIYAEGQRRYVESLSSYARQFLGQLPKPDVDYIGGLSPSVSIQQKTAGRNPRSTVGTITEVSDFLRVLYARLGLGHCVKCSRPITAQTREQIIGRILALPEGTRFQLLAPVVRGQKGEFKDFFADMVKRGYVRARVDGQVVKLTDDLKLDKRIKHTIEIVVDRLKADAKGRVRIAEAVEQALALAEGNLIISVEPVAEASGGRKPPESTSRTGAELNGTGSEELTSDKATRSAGGSRPPLASDILLSAHYACTHCNISYVPPTPQLFSFNSPHGMCPACDGLGTLYTFDADLLIPDPSLSVYEGAIPLIGPLKGMGRWRKHIYEGVGKSLGIDLKKPWQNLPEAQQNLLLQGSGDAHIVWEWKQRGGKVWKHGGKWEGIVPQLIAQFKKTAAGPRRMQLEKYMRVVRCPACDGQRLNPQARAVRVGGRTLVEVGHTPIGDLMPWFNEYERTISDSAKVVAGELLKEIRARLGFLLNVGLHYLTLDRSAPTLSGGEAQRIRLASQIGSGLVGVLYVLDEPSIGLHPRDNARLLASLERLRDMGNTVLVVEHDEDTMRAADYLVDFGPGPGVRGGEVVAAGTPAEVFAEPRSLTGQYLTGTKSIAVPAERRAPSGKALRIVGATHNNLKDVTAEIPLGVFVAITGVSGSGKSSLINDVLRTGLSRALASGGRKPPESDDTRSDDGESNGRRKSSGSKTDEETEDETGDVLLERETSARIEGAEHIDKVIDIDQTPIGRTPRSNPATYIKLWDEIRTLYAEMPDAKVRGYQPGRFSFNKPGGRCEACEGNGANKLEMDFLADVWVQCPVCEGRRFNRETLQVKYRGKSIQDVLEMEVAQALEHFEHVPKVRAMVQTLHDVGLDYIKLGQPSPTLSGGEAQRIKLAKELVRKSTGKTLYILDEPTTGLHFEDVRKLLEVLHGFVQQGNTVLVIEHDLDVVKAADWVIDLGPDGGAGGGTIVAEGTPEAVAKVAESYTGQALVPLLVPAKKAASAKKRVKQQAPDSKQSYITHLCVEGACQHNLKNVSAQLPREKMTVFCGPSGSGKSSLALDTIYAEGQRRYVESLSSYARQFLGQVQKPRVEHVTGLSPAISIEQKTTSKSPRSTVGTVTEIYDYLRILYARLGQRHCSNCGRPVGTQTADQIVDKVLSLPEGTKLYIMAPLERKGQEKYDTLFDEIRRAGFTRMRVDGKSYTIDAPPEIDHRRKHNVEIVVDRNVVKPGTRTRLAEAVEQSLDLGRGVMRIAYVGADVDEPKWKVETFSQHLACEHCNLSFEPLNPHHYSFNSPLGWCPTCEGLGFQRGANANLLLGDTRLSLRAGAVTAWPDLGAGAPWLPFAEGLARHVGFSLDTPFAQLDPAHQRAVLHGTGEAWVALSADRGPRTTDPKTKAKKAKTSVDAPRSDPRASRFQYKGLFPAVDEASRVSWVYRSRLEHLVDEVPCTACRGARIRADAAATRFAGLSLGELCAKSLGDTLTLFEALKLSKTERQVAGEVLREIAARLKFLVDVGLDYLSLNRQGPTLSGGEAQRIRLASQIGSGLTGVLYVLDEPTIGLHPRDNERLLLALQRLRDLGNTLVVVEHDREVIAAADHLLDFGPGAGDHGGEITASGTPKQVTKNPDSLTGKYLSGKLAIPVPTNRRTGEKPPPPAPLPKGKGEKTRRRSEPLTESKEATHIVTPLPSGRGAGGVGLENEALSGNVLSILGARQHNLKNVDVHLPLGAFVAVTGVSGSGKSSLINEVLYNTLARKLHRARTAGAAHDDIQGLEHIDKIINVDQDPIGNSPSSNPATYTGVFDLVRELFARLPESKVRGYHPRRFSFNQKGGRCEACEGMGQKVIEMHFLPDVWVECDTCRGSRYNPETLAVRYHGRSIADVLAMRVGEALELFNNIPKIRHILQTLDDVGLGYMALGQSAPTMSGGEAQRVKLAAELARPSTGKTLYLLDEPTTGLHFDDIRKLLEVLHRLVDLGNTVITVEHNLDVIKTADWIIDMGPEAGAGGGTVVARGTPEDVVRQFEGGAKTHTGRILKGVLEAGPHAERPRFDPNAATAKRDGDLDISEVGKDQLLPWQANGPLWHTRERVTTTGKPARWDGDALAWVIDLVNELGTFSETNWNHRSIVEIPLAKKSEGWFLHAMTGHEAYFKLVFRVPGRPFKSEALEAKLALRPLSDTPGLEGFSRDDNRVEVASVPGGQQIVVVVHKKDEIDTPAFREFLARAVEVVQGRSATTAAGVEGNMPWKKDGEKWHLGDKGFPPGQGAKWDRALLPRLVKLLRDIDPALEFKWDVRDAVTVRPPGASRFWVRIKTKERDALEVWFTGRRGQARPALFENLGSDTAIEGDRADGSEVLKLWFSTGTQLDAAKLKPLLADHLKAFKKAFGEGASGKEAG; encoded by the coding sequence ATGGACACCAAGAGCATCGTCGTGCGCGGGGCGCGCGAACACAACCTCCGAAACGTCAACCTCGAACTGCCGCGCAACAAGCTGATCGTCTTCACCGGCGTGAGCGGGAGCGGGAAATCGTCGCTCGCGTTCGACACGATCTACGCCGAGGGCCAGCGCCGCTACGTCGAGAGCCTTTCCAGCTACGCCCGGCAGTTCCTCGGCCAGCTCCCGAAGCCGGACGTGGATTACATCGGCGGGCTGTCGCCGTCCGTGAGCATCCAGCAGAAGACCGCCGGCCGCAACCCGCGGAGCACCGTCGGCACCATCACTGAAGTGAGCGACTTCCTGCGGGTGTTGTACGCGCGGCTCGGCCTGGGGCACTGCGTGAAGTGCTCCCGGCCGATCACCGCCCAGACGCGCGAACAGATCATCGGCCGCATCCTCGCCCTGCCCGAAGGAACGCGGTTTCAGCTCCTGGCGCCGGTCGTGCGCGGGCAAAAGGGCGAGTTCAAGGACTTCTTCGCTGACATGGTGAAGCGCGGCTACGTCCGCGCCCGCGTCGACGGTCAGGTGGTCAAGCTGACCGACGACCTGAAGCTCGACAAGCGCATCAAGCACACGATCGAGATCGTCGTGGACCGCCTCAAGGCGGACGCGAAGGGTCGGGTGCGCATCGCGGAAGCGGTGGAACAAGCGCTCGCGCTGGCGGAGGGCAACCTCATCATCTCGGTGGAACCGGTTGCCGAGGCGAGCGGGGGGCGTAAGCCCCCCGAGTCCACGAGTCGCACCGGTGCCGAGTTAAACGGCACGGGCTCCGAGGAACTGACGTCCGACAAAGCGACACGCTCCGCGGGGGGCTCACGCCCCCCGCTCGCCTCGGACATACTGCTCTCGGCTCACTACGCCTGTACGCACTGCAACATCAGTTACGTGCCGCCGACGCCGCAGTTGTTCAGCTTCAACAGCCCGCACGGCATGTGCCCCGCCTGTGACGGTCTGGGCACGCTCTACACCTTCGACGCCGACCTCCTCATCCCCGACCCGTCCCTGAGCGTGTACGAGGGCGCGATCCCGCTGATCGGTCCGCTCAAGGGCATGGGCCGGTGGCGGAAGCACATTTACGAGGGCGTCGGCAAGTCACTCGGCATCGACTTGAAGAAGCCGTGGCAGAATCTGCCCGAAGCGCAGCAGAACCTGCTGTTGCAGGGGAGCGGTGACGCGCACATCGTCTGGGAGTGGAAACAGCGCGGCGGGAAAGTGTGGAAGCACGGCGGCAAGTGGGAGGGGATCGTCCCGCAACTGATCGCGCAGTTCAAGAAGACCGCGGCCGGGCCGCGGCGCATGCAGCTCGAAAAGTACATGCGCGTCGTCCGCTGCCCCGCCTGCGACGGCCAGCGTTTGAACCCCCAAGCCCGCGCGGTTCGGGTCGGCGGGCGCACGCTGGTCGAGGTCGGGCACACGCCCATCGGCGACCTGATGCCGTGGTTCAACGAGTACGAGCGGACCATATCGGACAGCGCGAAAGTCGTGGCCGGTGAGCTGCTGAAGGAGATCCGCGCCCGGCTCGGGTTCCTGCTCAACGTCGGGCTCCACTACCTCACGCTCGACCGCTCGGCCCCGACCCTCTCCGGCGGCGAGGCGCAGCGCATCCGGCTCGCGTCACAGATCGGCAGCGGGCTGGTGGGCGTGCTGTACGTCCTCGACGAACCCAGCATCGGTCTGCACCCTCGCGACAACGCCCGCCTGCTCGCGAGCCTCGAGCGGCTCCGCGACATGGGAAACACGGTCCTTGTCGTGGAACACGACGAGGACACCATGCGGGCCGCGGACTACCTCGTGGACTTCGGTCCGGGTCCCGGCGTGCGCGGCGGCGAAGTCGTCGCCGCCGGGACTCCGGCCGAGGTGTTCGCCGAGCCGCGCAGCCTGACGGGCCAGTACCTCACGGGAACCAAGTCGATCGCGGTGCCGGCGGAGCGCCGCGCACCTAGTGGGAAGGCGCTCCGGATCGTCGGCGCGACACACAACAACCTCAAGGACGTGACGGCCGAGATTCCCCTCGGCGTATTCGTCGCCATCACCGGCGTGAGCGGGAGCGGCAAGTCGTCGCTGATTAACGATGTGCTCCGGACCGGACTGTCCCGCGCCCTGGCGAGCGGGGGGCGTAAGCCCCCCGAGTCCGACGATACCAGGTCCGACGATGGCGAATCCAACGGTCGGCGTAAGTCCTCCGGGTCGAAGACCGATGAGGAGACCGAGGACGAGACCGGCGACGTCCTCCTCGAACGCGAGACGAGCGCGCGGATCGAAGGCGCCGAGCACATCGACAAGGTGATCGACATCGACCAGACGCCGATCGGCCGCACGCCGCGCTCGAACCCGGCGACGTACATCAAGCTCTGGGACGAGATCCGCACGCTCTACGCCGAGATGCCGGACGCGAAGGTGCGCGGGTACCAACCGGGGCGGTTCAGCTTCAACAAGCCCGGCGGCCGGTGCGAGGCGTGCGAGGGCAACGGCGCCAACAAGCTCGAAATGGACTTCCTCGCGGACGTGTGGGTGCAGTGCCCCGTCTGCGAGGGCCGCCGGTTCAACCGCGAAACGCTCCAGGTGAAGTACCGCGGCAAGTCGATTCAAGACGTGCTCGAAATGGAGGTCGCGCAGGCGCTCGAGCACTTCGAGCACGTCCCGAAGGTGCGGGCGATGGTGCAGACGCTGCACGACGTCGGGCTCGACTACATCAAGCTCGGCCAGCCCTCGCCGACGCTCTCCGGCGGCGAGGCGCAGCGGATCAAACTCGCCAAGGAACTCGTTCGCAAGAGTACGGGCAAGACGCTCTACATCCTCGACGAGCCGACGACCGGCCTCCACTTCGAGGACGTGCGCAAGCTGCTGGAGGTGTTGCACGGCTTCGTTCAGCAGGGCAACACCGTTCTCGTGATCGAACACGATCTGGACGTGGTGAAGGCCGCCGACTGGGTGATCGACCTCGGCCCCGATGGCGGCGCCGGCGGCGGCACGATCGTAGCCGAGGGCACCCCGGAGGCGGTCGCGAAAGTCGCCGAGTCGTACACCGGGCAGGCGCTGGTCCCGCTGCTCGTCCCCGCGAAGAAGGCCGCGAGCGCCAAGAAGCGGGTGAAGCAGCAAGCGCCCGACTCGAAGCAAAGTTACATCACGCACCTCTGTGTGGAGGGGGCGTGCCAGCACAATTTGAAGAACGTGTCCGCACAGTTGCCGCGCGAGAAGATGACGGTGTTCTGCGGGCCGTCGGGGTCGGGTAAGTCGTCGCTCGCGCTCGACACGATCTACGCCGAGGGCCAGCGCCGCTACGTCGAGAGCCTTTCCAGTTACGCCCGGCAGTTCCTGGGGCAGGTGCAGAAGCCCAGGGTGGAGCACGTGACGGGCCTGTCGCCGGCCATCAGCATCGAGCAGAAGACGACGAGCAAGAGCCCACGCAGTACCGTGGGCACCGTTACCGAAATTTACGACTACCTCCGCATCCTCTATGCGCGCCTGGGGCAGCGCCACTGCTCGAACTGCGGGCGCCCGGTGGGCACTCAAACGGCCGATCAGATTGTGGACAAGGTGCTGTCGCTCCCGGAGGGAACGAAGCTCTACATCATGGCCCCGCTGGAGCGCAAGGGGCAGGAAAAGTACGACACGCTGTTCGACGAGATCCGCCGCGCGGGGTTCACGCGGATGCGCGTGGACGGGAAGAGTTACACCATCGACGCGCCGCCCGAAATCGACCACCGCCGCAAGCACAACGTCGAAATCGTGGTGGACCGCAACGTGGTCAAACCGGGCACGCGGACCCGGCTCGCGGAGGCCGTGGAGCAGTCGCTCGACCTGGGCCGCGGCGTGATGCGCATCGCCTACGTTGGGGCCGACGTCGATGAGCCGAAGTGGAAGGTCGAGACGTTCTCGCAGCACCTCGCGTGCGAGCACTGCAACTTGAGCTTCGAGCCCCTCAACCCGCACCACTACTCGTTCAACAGCCCGCTCGGCTGGTGCCCCACGTGCGAGGGGCTCGGCTTCCAGCGCGGCGCGAACGCGAACCTGCTCCTCGGTGACACCCGGCTGTCGCTCCGGGCCGGTGCCGTGACCGCGTGGCCGGACCTTGGCGCCGGGGCGCCGTGGCTCCCGTTCGCGGAGGGGCTCGCCAGACACGTCGGGTTCTCGCTCGACACGCCGTTCGCCCAGCTCGACCCGGCCCACCAGCGGGCGGTCCTCCACGGCACCGGCGAAGCGTGGGTGGCGCTGAGCGCGGACCGCGGACCGCGGACCACGGACCCAAAAACTAAGGCGAAGAAGGCAAAAACGAGTGTCGACGCTCCGCGTTCCGACCCCCGCGCTTCGCGGTTCCAATACAAGGGGCTGTTCCCGGCAGTGGACGAGGCTTCGCGCGTGTCCTGGGTGTACCGTTCGCGGCTCGAACACCTTGTGGACGAGGTGCCCTGCACCGCCTGTCGCGGCGCGCGCATCCGCGCGGACGCCGCCGCCACGCGGTTCGCCGGCCTCTCGCTCGGCGAACTGTGCGCGAAATCACTCGGCGACACGCTCACGTTGTTCGAGGCACTCAAACTCTCGAAAACCGAACGACAGGTGGCGGGCGAAGTGCTGCGCGAGATCGCGGCGCGGCTCAAGTTCCTGGTCGATGTCGGGCTGGACTACCTTTCGCTCAACCGCCAGGGGCCGACGCTCTCCGGTGGGGAAGCGCAGCGCATCCGGCTCGCGTCGCAGATCGGCAGCGGGCTCACGGGGGTGCTGTACGTCCTCGACGAGCCGACCATCGGCCTGCACCCGCGCGACAACGAGCGCCTCCTGCTCGCGCTCCAGCGCCTCCGCGACCTGGGCAACACGCTCGTGGTGGTCGAACACGACCGCGAGGTGATCGCGGCGGCCGACCACCTGCTCGACTTCGGTCCCGGTGCGGGCGATCACGGCGGCGAGATCACAGCCAGCGGCACGCCGAAACAGGTGACCAAAAACCCCGACTCTCTGACCGGGAAGTACCTGAGCGGGAAACTCGCGATCCCGGTGCCCACGAACCGGCGCACGGGGGAGAAACCTCCCCCCCCGGCCCCCCTCCCTAAAGGGAAGGGGGAGAAAACCCGTCGACGTTCCGAACCATTGACGGAATCCAAGGAGGCAACGCACATCGTCACCCCCCTCCCTTCAGGGAGGGGGGCCGGGGGCGTGGGTCTTGAGAACGAGGCCCTCTCGGGCAACGTCCTCTCCATCCTCGGCGCGCGGCAGCACAACCTGAAGAACGTGGACGTTCACCTGCCGCTCGGCGCGTTCGTCGCCGTGACCGGGGTGAGCGGCTCGGGCAAGTCGTCGCTCATCAACGAGGTGCTCTACAACACGCTCGCGCGGAAGTTGCACCGCGCCCGCACGGCCGGCGCCGCGCACGACGACATTCAGGGCCTCGAACACATCGACAAGATCATCAACGTCGATCAAGACCCGATCGGGAACTCGCCCTCCTCGAACCCCGCGACCTATACCGGCGTGTTCGACCTCGTCCGGGAACTGTTCGCGCGGCTGCCGGAGTCCAAGGTCCGCGGCTACCACCCCCGGCGCTTCAGTTTCAACCAGAAGGGCGGGCGCTGCGAGGCGTGCGAGGGGATGGGCCAGAAGGTGATCGAGATGCACTTCCTCCCGGACGTGTGGGTGGAGTGCGACACGTGCCGCGGGTCGCGGTACAACCCCGAAACGCTCGCGGTGCGGTACCACGGCCGGAGCATCGCCGACGTCCTCGCCATGCGCGTCGGTGAGGCGCTCGAACTGTTCAACAACATCCCCAAGATCCGGCACATCCTCCAGACGCTCGATGACGTGGGCCTGGGTTACATGGCGCTCGGGCAATCGGCCCCGACCATGTCCGGCGGCGAGGCGCAGCGCGTCAAGCTCGCGGCCGAACTCGCGCGTCCGAGTACCGGCAAGACGCTGTATTTGCTCGACGAGCCGACCACCGGACTCCACTTCGACGACATCCGCAAGTTACTGGAGGTCCTGCACCGGCTGGTCGATCTCGGCAACACGGTCATCACGGTCGAGCACAACCTGGACGTCATCAAGACCGCCGATTGGATCATCGACATGGGACCGGAGGCCGGGGCCGGGGGCGGGACGGTCGTCGCCCGCGGCACGCCGGAAGACGTTGTGCGACAGTTCGAAGGCGGTGCCAAAACGCACACCGGGCGCATCCTCAAGGGCGTTCTCGAAGCCGGCCCCCACGCCGAGCGCCCCAGGTTCGATCCCAACGCCGCTACGGCCAAGCGCGACGGCGACCTGGACATCTCGGAAGTCGGTAAGGACCAGTTGCTCCCGTGGCAGGCCAACGGCCCCCTGTGGCACACGCGCGAGCGGGTCACCACGACCGGCAAGCCGGCGAGGTGGGACGGCGACGCCCTCGCCTGGGTCATCGATCTCGTGAACGAACTCGGAACCTTCTCCGAGACGAACTGGAACCACCGGAGCATCGTCGAGATTCCACTCGCGAAGAAATCGGAGGGCTGGTTCCTGCACGCGATGACCGGTCACGAGGCCTACTTCAAACTCGTGTTCCGCGTGCCCGGCCGGCCGTTCAAGTCGGAGGCACTCGAAGCGAAGCTCGCCCTCCGCCCGCTCTCCGACACCCCCGGGCTCGAAGGGTTCTCGCGCGACGACAACCGCGTCGAAGTCGCGAGCGTTCCCGGGGGACAACAGATCGTCGTTGTCGTTCACAAGAAGGACGAGATCGATACGCCGGCGTTCCGCGAGTTCCTCGCGCGGGCCGTCGAGGTCGTACAGGGCCGGAGCGCGACGACCGCGGCCGGCGTCGAAGGCAACATGCCCTGGAAGAAGGACGGCGAGAAGTGGCACCTGGGCGACAAGGGCTTCCCGCCCGGCCAGGGCGCGAAGTGGGACCGCGCGCTCCTACCAAGACTCGTGAAGCTGCTCCGGGACATCGACCCGGCCCTGGAGTTCAAGTGGGACGTGCGGGACGCCGTGACGGTCCGGCCGCCGGGCGCGTCGCGGTTCTGGGTGCGAATCAAGACGAAGGAGCGCGACGCGCTGGAGGTCTGGTTCACGGGCCGGCGCGGGCAAGCGCGACCGGCACTGTTCGAGAACCTCGGCTCAGACACAGCCATTGAGGGCGATCGTGCGGACGGCAGCGAGGTGCTGAAGCTCTGGTTCTCGACGGGCACGCAGCTCGACGCGGCCAAACTGAAGCCGCTGCTCGCGGACCACTTGAAGGCCTTCAAAAAGGCATTCGGAGAAGGTGCAAGCGGGAAGGAAGCGGGGTAA
- a CDS encoding sugar phosphate isomerase/epimerase family protein, protein MLSLLVVAVFSTIARPADPPAPAKLFAQDNLVAWCIVPFDAKKRGPAARVEVLQTLGFKKYAYDWRGEHLPTFDAEVALLKKAKIELTAVWFPADLGPDAQTLLAVIKKHDVKPQLWVTSGEPAGGDRAAKVRAAAKTIKPIAEEAAKLGCRVALYNHGGWFGEPENQIAMIEALKLKNVGIVYNLHHGHEHFDTFPELLKRMKPHLLALNLNGSVRGGDKVGKKIMPLGTGELDVKLLGQIRDSGYTGPIGIIGHTQDDVAERLADNLDGLRWLLPQLEGKDAGTMPDYRTWKP, encoded by the coding sequence ATGCTCTCCCTGCTTGTGGTTGCCGTTTTCAGCACCATCGCGCGACCGGCCGACCCGCCAGCACCTGCAAAACTCTTTGCCCAGGACAACCTCGTGGCGTGGTGCATCGTCCCGTTCGACGCGAAGAAGCGCGGACCCGCCGCGCGCGTCGAGGTGCTCCAGACCCTGGGGTTCAAGAAGTACGCCTACGACTGGCGCGGCGAACACCTGCCGACTTTCGACGCCGAAGTTGCTCTTCTCAAGAAGGCAAAGATCGAGCTGACCGCAGTATGGTTTCCGGCCGACCTCGGCCCGGACGCACAGACGCTGCTCGCGGTGATCAAGAAGCACGACGTGAAGCCGCAACTGTGGGTGACCTCCGGCGAGCCGGCGGGCGGGGACCGCGCCGCAAAAGTTCGAGCCGCCGCGAAGACTATCAAACCCATCGCCGAGGAGGCCGCGAAGCTCGGTTGCCGGGTCGCGCTCTACAACCACGGCGGGTGGTTTGGGGAGCCCGAGAATCAGATCGCAATGATCGAAGCCCTCAAGTTGAAAAACGTCGGCATCGTTTACAACCTGCACCACGGGCACGAACACTTCGACACGTTCCCCGAGCTGCTCAAGCGGATGAAACCGCACCTGCTCGCGCTCAACTTGAACGGCAGCGTGAGGGGAGGGGACAAGGTCGGCAAGAAGATCATGCCGCTGGGCACCGGCGAACTCGATGTGAAGTTGCTCGGGCAGATCCGCGACAGCGGCTACACCGGCCCCATCGGCATCATCGGGCACACGCAAGACGATGTCGCCGAGCGCCTGGCCGACAACCTCGACGGCCTCCGGTGGCTGCTCCCTCAGCTCGAGGGGAAGGACGCGGGCACGATGCCGGATTACCGAACGTGGAAACCGTAA
- a CDS encoding B12-binding domain-containing radical SAM protein has translation MSHASRRTVVLVQLPIPPLGPEPVRGNVPLAGAYLKLWAEKQGLGDAYDIQVFPGRDANTLGDRALVAELAARAPWMVGFTCYVWNIERTLWIAAELKRLRPAVKIVLGGPEITPDNAWVLDTPDYDFAVIGEGEQTFAALLESLRETTTVGRRSLPLLGGSGFGAIAGLYVPPSSGPRYDPALRPAFRTPLPDLTALGSPYLAGILDARDERMLLLETARGCVFKCKFCYYPKSYDKQYYLAPDLVRAALRHARDRGAKEVFLLDPTLNQRKDFADFLRLLGEENPGHGFSYFGELRAEGVTPETARLLRAANFTEVEVGLQSIDPDAMRLMDRKNNLKAFERGIRAMRDQGIRVKVDLIVGLPGDTSESVMRSFRYLRDGDLYSDVQVFNLAILPGTAFRHEAAELGLRFQPRPPYYLLETPTLKRTQLFELMYQAQELFAVEFDAAPPPAVEFDSSDGVERVWRVDLDATREQRPPADRRAQAFTIWFTAACFERHTARAAACVRRVLTADPFTTLQIVFDASATECGTLAQSVTSGLLEAITATAFERPTYLDKYYALQSGRTNGAKRLVVVLSAAHRAELDPDWLDAIGSAAAIVWRGLPADDQNAEMEPFEYAWPV, from the coding sequence ATGAGCCACGCTTCGCGTCGGACCGTCGTTCTCGTCCAACTGCCGATCCCGCCCCTCGGTCCCGAACCGGTGCGTGGGAACGTGCCGCTCGCCGGCGCGTACCTCAAGCTCTGGGCCGAGAAGCAAGGACTCGGTGACGCTTACGACATTCAGGTGTTCCCGGGGCGCGACGCCAACACGCTCGGTGACCGCGCGCTCGTCGCAGAACTGGCCGCCCGCGCCCCCTGGATGGTCGGGTTCACTTGTTACGTCTGGAACATTGAACGCACGCTCTGGATCGCGGCCGAATTGAAGCGCCTCCGACCAGCGGTCAAGATCGTTCTCGGCGGGCCTGAGATCACACCCGATAACGCCTGGGTGCTCGACACCCCGGACTACGATTTCGCCGTCATCGGTGAGGGCGAGCAGACGTTCGCCGCCCTGCTCGAATCCCTCCGCGAGACAACCACGGTCGGCCGGCGCTCGCTCCCGCTCCTCGGTGGGTCGGGCTTTGGCGCCATCGCGGGGCTCTACGTGCCGCCCTCTTCGGGGCCGCGGTATGATCCGGCCCTCCGCCCCGCGTTCCGCACTCCGCTCCCGGACCTGACCGCGCTCGGCTCACCGTACCTCGCGGGCATCCTGGACGCCCGCGACGAACGGATGCTCCTGCTGGAGACCGCGCGCGGGTGTGTGTTCAAGTGCAAGTTCTGCTATTACCCCAAGAGCTACGACAAGCAGTACTACCTCGCGCCGGATCTCGTGCGCGCGGCCCTGCGACACGCCCGCGACCGCGGCGCGAAAGAGGTGTTCCTCCTCGATCCGACGCTCAACCAGCGCAAGGATTTTGCCGATTTCCTGCGCCTGCTCGGCGAGGAGAACCCGGGCCACGGCTTCAGCTACTTCGGGGAGTTGCGGGCGGAGGGCGTCACACCCGAAACGGCCCGGTTGCTCCGCGCGGCCAACTTCACCGAGGTCGAGGTCGGGTTGCAGTCGATCGACCCGGACGCGATGCGCCTGATGGACCGGAAGAACAACCTGAAGGCGTTCGAACGCGGCATCCGCGCGATGCGCGACCAGGGCATCCGCGTGAAGGTCGATCTCATCGTCGGCCTGCCGGGCGACACGTCCGAATCCGTGATGCGCTCGTTCCGCTATCTGCGTGACGGCGACCTGTACAGCGACGTGCAGGTGTTCAACCTGGCGATCCTTCCGGGCACGGCGTTCCGACACGAGGCAGCCGAACTCGGTCTGCGGTTCCAGCCGCGCCCGCCGTATTACCTCCTCGAAACGCCGACGCTCAAGCGGACCCAGTTGTTCGAGCTGATGTACCAGGCCCAGGAGCTGTTCGCCGTCGAGTTCGACGCCGCGCCTCCACCCGCAGTGGAGTTCGACTCGAGCGACGGGGTGGAACGAGTCTGGCGCGTGGATCTCGATGCGACCAGGGAGCAGCGCCCACCCGCGGACCGCAGGGCTCAGGCGTTCACGATCTGGTTCACGGCCGCGTGCTTCGAGCGGCACACGGCCCGCGCCGCGGCGTGCGTTCGGCGCGTACTGACCGCCGATCCGTTCACCACGCTCCAGATCGTGTTCGACGCGTCCGCGACCGAGTGCGGTACGCTCGCGCAGAGCGTAACCTCGGGACTTTTGGAAGCGATCACGGCCACCGCGTTCGAGCGCCCAACGTACCTCGACAAGTATTACGCGCTCCAGTCGGGCCGCACCAACGGAGCAAAGCGGCTCGTGGTCGTCCTCTCGGCGGCGCACCGCGCTGAACTCGACCCGGACTGGTTGGACGCGATTGGCAGTGCGGCCGCCATCGTTTGGCGCGGGCTGCCCGCCGACGACCAGAACGCCGAGATGGAACCCTTCGAGTACGCCTGGCCCGTTTAA